The Glycine soja cultivar W05 chromosome 4, ASM419377v2, whole genome shotgun sequence genomic sequence TAAAGAATGAAGAAGTCACTAAGGAAGAGCCTGAGGTAAGAGATGAATTTCCTGATGAGTTTCTTTTGCAGGTTACCACCAGACCTTGGTTTGCAGACATGGCAAACTACAAAGCCACGGGAGTCATTCCAGAGGAGTACACTTGGAATCAGAGGAAGAAGTTCCTACACGACGCACGCTTCTATGTTTGGGATGACCCCCACTTGTTCAAAGCAGGGGCAGATAATGTATTGAGAAGATGTGTCACAAAGGAAGAAGCACGAAGCATTCTTTGGCACTGTCACAGTTCATCATACGGCGGACATCATAGCGGGGACAGAACAGCAGCAAAAGTGTTACAATCAGGTTTTTTCTGGCCCTCTCTTTTTAAAGATGCTTACGAGTTTGTGCGTTGTTGTGATAGATGCCAGAGAACAGGGGGGATATCACGGAGAAATGAGATGCCGTTGCAGAACATCATGGAGGTGGAAATATTTGACTGTTGGGGCATAGACTTCATGGGACCCCTGCCTTCGTCATACGGGAATATTTACATCTTGGTAGCAGTTGACTATGTCTCCAAGTGGGTGGAGGCCATAGCTACGCCAAAAGACGATGCCAGGGTTGTAATCAAGTTTCTAAAGAAGAACATTTTCTCCCGCTTCGGAGTCCCACGAGCCTTGATCAGTGATGGAGGAACGCATTTCTGCAACAATCAGTTGAAGAAAGTCCTGGAGCACTATAATGTCCGACATAAGGTGGCCACACCTTATCATCCTCAGACGAATGGCcaagcagaaatttctaacagggagctCAAGCGAATCCTTGAGAAGACAGTTGCATCATCCAGAAAGGATTGGGCCTTGAAGCTCGATGATACTCTCTGGGCCTATAGGACAGCGTTCAAGACCCCCATCGGCTTATCACCGTTCCAGCTAGTGTATGGGAAGTCATGCCATTTACCAGTGGAGTTGgagcacaaagcatattggGCCCTCCGATTGCTTAACTTTGACAATAATGCATGCGGGGAAAAAAGGAAATTACAGCTTCAGGAGTTAGAAGAGATGAGACTGAATGCCTATGAATCGTCCAGAATTTACAAGGAAAGAACAAAGGCATATCATGATAAGAAGCTGCAGAGGAGAGAATTCCAGCCAGGACAGCAGGTATTGCTCTTTAACTCAAGACTAAGGCTGTTTCCAGGTAAGCTGAAATCCAAGTGGTCTGGGCCGTTTATCATAAAAGAAGTTAGACCTCATGGAGCAGTGGAATTGGTGGATCCTAGAGAAGGAAGCTTCGAGAAGAAATGGATCGTCAATGGCCAGCGCTTAAAGCCGTATAACGGAGGACAATTAGAGCGATTGACGACCATTATCTATTTAAATGATCCTTGAGAGAGCCTACTGTCTAGCTAAGGACAATAAACTAAGCGCTggttgggaggcaacccaacatTTAGTGTAAAGTTgtagtattttgtttttctgttcaaaaaaaaaaaaaagcccaaCAGGTGTGAATAGCAAACagggggtacgaaaagcaaAGGCCCACAGGTACAGACAGCAAAAGGAGGGGTGCTAAGAGCAGAAGTCCAGTGGGCTGCACGAagtcgcgctaagcgcccagATGGCTTCTCGCAAGCGCCGTGCCGTGCCCACACCAGGGGAAGTGTCCAACTGGGACACTTCCCGCTTCACATCTGAGATTGCCTGGCACAGGTACCAAGACAACATTCAGCTCCGGAACATCCTTCCGGAGAGGAATGTTGAATTGGGACCCGGTATGTTTGACGAGTTCCTCCAGGAACTCAGGAGGCGCAGATGGGACCAGGTGCTGACTCATCTTCCGGAGAAGCGGATTGACGTGGCTCTGGTGAAAGAGTTCTATTCGAACCTTTATGATCCAGAGGACCACAGTCCACGATTCTGCAGGGTGCGAGGACAGGTCGTTCGTTTTGATGCTGACACCATTAACGACTTCCTCGACACCCCGGTTATTTTGGAGGACGGGGAGGAGTATACAGCATACACCAGATACCTCAGCACTCACCCCGATCCTGACACCATCGCGGCCACACTGTGCACTCCAGGGGGGCGCTTTGTCCTTAATGCTGATGGTCTCCCCTGGAAGCTCCTGAGGAAGGACATGACGACACTTgctcagacatggagtgtcCTTTCTTATTACGATCTTGCGCCCACTTCTCACACTTCTGATGTTAATCTTGACAGGGCCCGCTTGATCTACGGTTTGGTGAGCCGCATGGACATGGATGTGGGCAGTTTTATATCACAGCAGATCAGCCAGATTGCCCAGTCCAGCACCTCGAGGCTCGGGTTCCCGGCGTTGATTACAGCGCTGTGTGACATTCAGGGGGTGGTTTCTGATACCCTGATCTTTGAGTCACTCAGCCCTGCGATCAACCTAGCATATGTGAAGAAGAACTGCTGGAACCCCGCCGACCCATCGATCACTTTCCCTGGGCCTCGCCGCACACGTACCAGAGCTTCAGCATCAGCTTCCGAGGCCCCTCTTCCTACCCAGTCCCAGTCTCAGCCATCCCAGCGACCGCGACATCCACCTGCTTCCACCTCAGCATCCATGGACATGCATGGGCAGATGCTGAGGTCCCTTCACGTTGGACAGCAGCTCATCATGGAGAACATGCATAGGCTGTCCCTACATCTACAGATGGACCCTCCGCTGACCACTCCAGAGGCTTATCGTCAGCGAGTCGCCTGGCCAGGAGACCAGCCCTCCACTGACAGGGGGGAAGCGCCTTCTGGAGCCGCTGAGGATCCTGCAGTCGATGAGGACCTCATTGCTGACTTAGCCACTGCTGACTGGGGCCCATGGGCAGACTTGGGCGGAGGCAGTTGATTTTTCTTgatgttttctcttttatgttttgttttgtgttttgttcTTATGGTCTGTTTAGGTATTAAAAAGAAGTAGTAGTAATAATATGAGAGATTTAGCATTTGTTTTCTGAATAATAATTGCATGATAACTTGAGCGGTCATAATTTTTGAGCTTGTTCTGAAAGGTTGAAACACTTGAGATGCCACTAGTCCTTGGAAACATTGGTTCTGGAAGCACGAGTCAGGTCAGGAAGTGGAACATGAATAGCACAAGGTGAGAAGGATAGTCTGATGGAACAAGGTCATAACTGGTATGCCGTATACTTGCTTTAataccggtgagagtgtgaacttaattgtgagagaaaacgCCTGTTTTTAAGTTCCTGGTTTTGCATCACTCTTGGATTGTTAGAATAGTTACTTAAGGTGGAAATGATCAAGGCCATGTTTGTTATATCtagctacttagccaaaaagccaacCCAACATCATTTTTTCCCTTGCACCCATGATTGAGCCTATATATCATATTATTCTGAATTAACCCTTAAGCCAATAAAATGATAGGTCCTACCCTTTAGGATGAGAAGAGAGCAAAAATGGGTTATAAAGGtcttaatttgggggattttggAAAATAGGTAGCTAGGACAATGGTACAGCATGTAGTAAGACACCTCTTACAAATTAGAAGCCCAatttattccaaaaaaaaaaaaaaaaaagagcaagagAGGTGTCAAGAGAAAAGTGttgtgggaaaaaaaaaaaaaaaaaaaaaaaaaaaaggggttaAGAAGAATGCATCGGAAGTATTAGAAATTTTTGCTCTCTTAATcctaatttgaattttcaagaaaaaccatgattttttgTGAGCCAAGCCCCAATACAAGCcaataaagtccttagtgatccacctGAAGGTAAATAAAGATAACTATACTTGAGAGGAAATGCAAAACTTTGGAATCTTACTTGCAGGTTGTTAGAAAATTGCAGACACTAAACCATACACTTGTGAGCAGAGGAAAACACCAGCCTTGTGAGGAAAGTAAGGCAAGCCAGATTTgatcaagattccaaaggaCTGACTAACCACTTGTGTGTTTTATGCTTTCATTTTGAGATGTTGACAGATGCGGAAAGGACCATTGGAAGAAGGAGGAACTAAGGCCATTGACAGTGTTGAAACACTCAGAACTTGTTTGggaattatttctatttttggtttgcttggggacaagcaaagtttaatttgggggattttgataactgctaaataattgtgaatttatAAGAGTTAAATAGTCAAACTttggcttaaaattaattatttagcagttatttgtaattaaaagtgagaaaattaatttaaattgaatttctggTTGCAGATACGAAAAAGAAGGCTGCATTTAGCAAAAGTGGCacagaaaggaagaaaaaagaagaaattctgAAGCAGGCCCAATCCAATAGGGGCGCTCAGCGCGCATcaggcgctaagcgagcaacTAACTGGAGGCGCTGGGCGTGGCGGAAACCGTTACGCGCGCTAAGCCAGCCAGGCGCCCAGCGCCCGATCCAACAGACGCACAGGCGCCCAGCGCCCGATCCAACAGAAGCACAGGCCCAGCGTACATGGCGCGCCCAGCGCGCGAtctgaacgcgctaagcgcgaggtgtGGCGCTGAGCGCAACTACGAAGGCCCATAAGCCCACTTCAgccactataaatagagaggcaGTCCCAAGGAAATATCATCCCATCTCAGAGCATCACTCTCAGTACTTCAAGCCTGAGTTTTCTTCCCTCTCtatattctttgttttgttttgttagcCTAGCCTTTCTTTCATCCCCAGTTGTAatccctcaatggccatgagtggctaaacccctagctagggcctggcaggcctaaaaagccaacgatGTACACTGAgcttcaagagttatcaatgcaAAAGAATTTATTCCAGGTTTTTTctgttctatttcttttcttttattcttgcaTTCATTCTTAAATCTCTTTTTGGGTTTTAatcgctcgggagagggtaattctcaataatatttaagattcaatgcatgcatcagttttaggggttaATCGCTTGGGAAAGGGTAACACCTAATAGAACATCTAAAGAAAAGAATCCTTGGGTTagcattgctaggcatagaatgatAACTCGCTACCCATGCATTTAAGCAACATCTAGAACTTGatcttaatgcattttaattattgaatcttcacaaaggcatttgggagataggtagttaaaataggcttgtcaacgtgaggcatcaggggcaagtagtcaacagatgtgggtagaactaaCACCATTTCATTGATAATGAATATCATACTTACATGCATCGTAGGCCAATTGGGTTTGTCTGGTCTTGGCATTTCTATCAATTGTCTTCCcttttacttatttgttttaataatagCACTCTTTACTATTCCTACTTTACTACTTTACTTCCACTTACAAATTGAGAGGTATTGAAAAGTGCAATAAAATCCCTGTGGACAcgatactcggacttccgagctTTACTACTTGTCACGACTTGGTACACTTGTCAAAGTCCTAACAAGCATTGATGAACAAATTATACACACTTTCAACTAGCAATATTTCTTCATAGCATACCTTATCCTTTGAGAAGGTTTAGTAGCAAGCAATAAAGATAAAAGGTGCCAACCAGCTCCCCAGTTCCTATCAAGTATCTGCAAGAAATTAGAAAGGCATCAAAAGACTTGAAAACAAGAATGTAACTCTAAATACCAAGCATCTTTCAATGAAGAATAAACTTACTTGTAATCCAGCATTTCCATAAGGGGAACTTCTGCCAAGGATTTCCAATATAAACTCTCGCAGACATGAAGGATCATACCCCTGAAGATGAGACATAAATTATCACTAGAAAGTTTACATCAATGCATGACCCTTTCCTTTAGATAGATGAAAGAATAGGCAGCATAGAAACATTTGATGTATTAGGTATCTGAAAAAAGGTGACAAAGTGATGTATAGAAatgaaatatttgttaaaagaaaggATTAAGTCTGGTAAAATACTTCTATATCAATTTAGAGAAAACAGATGATTGTCAAAGTAAGTCACCCAATATCTTACTCTGGTAAGATTAGATATATAACACAATGCTAACTTCAGGATGAGTATCCACCTACAGTTGTCCTTCAACTAATCTTTCCTGAGTGATCTGCTACGGATCATGATCATTAaccattaattttgattaaaatgacACTAATTTCAGAAACTgctcaattcaaattttcatgatAATGGTTTATGAGCTGCTATCAATGAATGTGTGTGTCTAGAGCATTTAGGTCAACTAGtttctttttccttcaaaaAAGCTTGAGTTCTTTTTAAACATTCAAGAGgctaaaattgaataaaagaatTAGCTTTTCATACCTTTGTGAGGAACGATTTGAACTTTGCAAAAATCAAAGGATCCATAAGTTCCCGCATTACCATTTTAGCCATTATGAAGCCCATGCATCTTTACAACAGAGATAACCAGGtatcaaaaatattatatagttcCAAACATACTTCACTGAAAAATTCCAAGACCATACCTCATGTCAAATGCAATCATCATCTGTCTCCTGTCCAAGTTGTCCAAAGAGCTACCATTCGAACCATCCTTGTAAAAGTCAGCAGCATTACCCAATATACCTACCTGTTAAGTAAACTCACAAGGTTAAGCCGAGCATGAGGAAAGATTGAACAGATTATACATCAAAAGACACAATTATCAATTTCCAGCAATTTGGATTGCATGCATCAAACTTTCAGTGCCAAGAAACATTAGACCTCCGGAAATCACCACCCAGCAAGTCCATATCATTCATCCTATCAGTTATTTTTCCTTTCCCACATTTATTGAATTTCTAGTGATAGATTCTAGTCTACTTTTGTAATTTAGCATATAAATGGCTAAGCAAATTATCACAATATATCATTTCATTGTGTGgaatcacaataattttcaaatcagcaacaaaaacaaaattctaGGTTTGTCTTTGTGACATTCTGTGAGTTTAAAGCACAATAAATGCATTAAACCACCTAAAGGATCAGGCAAACAGAAAATATAATCCACAGAAAAGACAGAAAATGGATGAAGAAAGATGCCATAATTATAATGTTTTAGGAGAATGACAATGCTTACTTTAATATGTCTGTCTATTGGACTTATATGAACATTTTCCAGTCTCAACTCTGTATGGGCAAGACCATGGCTGTGCAAGTAATTTAcctaatttaaataaacaacaGAAGAGAATATCATTTCTCCTATTGCTATGTAGTATATACAAAGCACTTACAAGTAAAAATGTCTTCattcaaagaaaagattaagggatttttttttaaaaggaaaaaaaaaataccccaATAAGAAGATCCCTCATCAATATTCGAACAAGTCGCAACTGCCTAGAAACTGCAGGACCTCCAGTGaaatcttctcctaccttcctAACAGACTCTTCATCCAGTGCAAGAGTAGCCTCCAAAGTTGGAAGCCAATCCGACTGTTGAAGCCAGTGTCTCAAAGAAAAACTACCGTGATACTacaaggaaaaataattttaaaaaaaacattcagtTTCTTATTTACAAAGTGGCAGAAAGACTCAAATAGAGCAAACGTTCAGAATAAGTAAGAATCAAGCACATatgaaagaattaaaagaataaatctTACAAAGATTAACACCTACCCCATGTACTAGGATAAATGAACCACTAGCATCACTTGCAGGCAAAGAGATATAACCATGAACTTGCATTGAGTAAGAATGATACAGCAGTTTACGCCGAACCAGCTTCTTTAATACCTGAAAGGTGACAACAAAAGAATTGTGATGGTATATAACtataaacaatttaaattgtgatattAAAAGATCAACATACCTCTATTGCTCGTTTCCCACGACGCTGAGCTTGTGCACTGGAAAGCTGTCGAAGTACAACTCTTGTGTTACACAAAGAGCTGCAGAGGAAAATGAATACATACAGATGTTATGATTGCAACTAAACATACAACCTGAACCAAACAAAGAATTAACTTACCTACCACTATCCTTTACCATGCCTTCAAAAATTACCTCATCCGGCTACAGGAAAACTTAAATCAATCAGACCAGCATTAAAAAGTCTATCCAGTCATGACACAtcataaacttattttaaattgcATACCCTCCCGCCAAGGCCAACACTAACAGTATCTAAAATCTTAAAGTCTGACATTTTGAACTGTATAACATGATCTGTTTCCTCCTCCAAGCAAACTGACAAGGTAGTTGGAGCATCTTCCAGTGACTCCTTAGAAGATGCAGATGCAGCATTCCTTAATGAAGAGCAGCACACTCCCTTGCGCTTTCTCCTGACTAAATTAGAGAATTGTCTGGTAAAACGCAGGAGAGCAGGTACAATAAGTTTTGTCGACAAATTTTGAGCTGAATAACTCCCCGGAATTGGGTTCGGCCCAGTTCTACAAAGCGCCATCGATCAGACCTCTGACtgccaaaaaaagaaaggattacATTATGTATCAGCAAATCTTCAAAGTTCAAAGGGGGTCCATCAATGGTGCAACAAAACATAACAGACATAAAAGAAACTAACTTCACATCCCATTTAACAGATAagcataagcaaaaaaaaaagaacataatcCGGCTCAATGGTACATACAGAAAGCAACAAAATACGTGATTGTCTTTAACTATCAACCCTCAGTTTCCCTCGCATGCCTGAATTGACGAAATAATTCTCTATTCTGTAACAACAAACTCAATTCCCAACTTTGACCAAGGTGCCAAGTTCCTATTTATGATTTCCCACATTTCTGGAGCAATTAactaatattagttttttttgtttttttttttttagtaaaagaaCATAAGAAATTGCAAAACATTTTACTTGTTGGCTCAACCATAACAAACAAGGTGAGTAATCTAAGCA encodes the following:
- the LOC114410304 gene encoding probable plastid-lipid-associated protein 14, chloroplastic, translating into MALCRTGPNPIPGSYSAQNLSTKLIVPALLRFTRQFSNLVRRKRKGVCCSSLRNAASASSKESLEDAPTTLSVCLEEETDHVIQFKMSDFKILDTVSVGLGGRPDEVIFEGMVKDSGSSLCNTRVVLRQLSSAQAQRRGKRAIEVLKKLVRRKLLYHSYSMQVHGYISLPASDASGSFILVHGYHGSFSLRHWLQQSDWLPTLEATLALDEESVRKVGEDFTGGPAVSRQLRLVRILMRDLLIGVNYLHSHGLAHTELRLENVHISPIDRHIKVGILGNAADFYKDGSNGSSLDNLDRRQMMIAFDMRCMGFIMAKMVMRELMDPLIFAKFKSFLTKGYDPSCLREFILEILGRSSPYGNAGLQILDRNWGAGWHLLSLLLATKPSQRISCLDALRHPFLCGPRWRVVPSMDIIRWGLGSTAMRIREKYIYRQPQQSRLAHFIDLMEMLNPHPQPRNWLELLPGKWRLLYSTGKHVGLTLRQPPLRVLVSDVHLTVTRESKLKDNLSFGSDIGFSVMIGQDWPHDKAGKSGRLQVNSLFTLRSGRRLYLKQDKTTEKFFFGPSSNVEALAQKFKGKKWRKIVPFKEFPSSLPAAKLASGDIDVRMNLDDPLNRNVDTARNVLQELRTQIPPEIFDLSRLVCGTYVDSRMLVLRGVNGSALLFTRSFVDRNGSS